One Mesorhizobium sp. L-2-11 genomic region harbors:
- the tsf gene encoding translation elongation factor Ts has product MSISAAQVKELRDLTGAGMMDCKMALNETNGNMEEAVDWLRKKGISKADKKAGRTAAEGLIGVDSGVREAAVVEVNSETDFVARNAAFQEIVANVAKVALAYGGKTEVVAAAPYPGSDKSVADTIKDAVGTIGENLGFRRSAKLTVEQGAVATYVHNAVADGLGKLGVLVAIETSGNAQAANAFARQVAMHVAATNPMALTTEELDPAAVEREKAIFADQARQSGKPEAIIEKMVEGRLRKFYEEVVLLKQAFVLNPDITVEKALQDAEKEIGASAKITAYLRFALGEGIEKDETDFAAEVAAAVKK; this is encoded by the coding sequence ATGAGCATTTCGGCTGCACAGGTCAAAGAACTCCGCGACTTGACCGGCGCGGGCATGATGGACTGCAAGATGGCGTTGAACGAGACCAACGGCAACATGGAAGAGGCCGTCGACTGGCTGCGCAAGAAGGGCATCTCCAAGGCCGACAAGAAGGCCGGCCGTACCGCGGCCGAAGGCCTCATCGGCGTCGATTCCGGCGTGCGTGAGGCGGCGGTCGTCGAGGTCAATTCCGAAACCGACTTCGTTGCCCGCAATGCTGCCTTCCAGGAGATCGTCGCCAACGTTGCCAAGGTGGCGCTCGCCTATGGCGGCAAGACCGAGGTCGTCGCAGCCGCCCCGTATCCGGGTTCTGACAAGTCGGTTGCCGACACCATCAAGGACGCTGTCGGCACCATCGGTGAGAATCTTGGCTTTCGCCGTTCGGCCAAGCTCACCGTCGAGCAGGGCGCCGTCGCAACCTACGTCCACAACGCGGTTGCCGACGGCCTTGGCAAGCTCGGCGTGCTGGTCGCCATCGAGACATCTGGCAACGCGCAGGCCGCCAACGCCTTTGCGCGTCAGGTCGCCATGCATGTCGCCGCCACCAATCCGATGGCGCTGACCACGGAAGAACTCGATCCGGCGGCGGTCGAGCGCGAGAAGGCGATCTTCGCCGACCAGGCACGCCAGTCCGGCAAGCCGGAAGCGATCATCGAGAAGATGGTCGAGGGCCGTCTGCGCAAGTTCTACGAAGAGGTCGTGCTGCTCAAGCAGGCGTTCGTGCTCAATCCTGACATCACCGTCGAGAAGGCGCTGCAGGATGCCGAGAAGGAAATCGGCGCATCGGCCAAGATCACTGCCTATCTGCGATTCGCGCTCGGCGAGGGCATCGAGAAGGACGAGACCGATTTTGCGGCGGAAGTCGCGGCGGCGGTCAAGAAGTAA
- the pyrH gene encoding UMP kinase has protein sequence MTVKPLYRRVLLKASGEALMGEQHFGIDVSVVDRIAADIAEARTLGIEVGVVIGGGNIFRGVAVASKGGDRVTGDHMGMLATVINSLALRTSLNKIGVDAVVLSAIAMPELCESFSQRQATAYMNQGKVVIFAGGTGNPFFTTDSAAALRAAEIGADALFKGTQVDGVYSADPKKDPHATRFERISHGEVIKRGLSIMDTAAIALARENNIPIIVYSIHEKGGFGDILRGGGRCTVVTDD, from the coding sequence ATGACGGTGAAGCCCCTCTACCGACGTGTCTTGCTGAAAGCGTCGGGCGAAGCGCTGATGGGTGAGCAGCATTTCGGCATCGACGTGTCGGTGGTCGATCGCATCGCCGCCGACATCGCCGAGGCCCGTACCCTGGGCATCGAGGTTGGGGTCGTCATCGGCGGCGGCAACATCTTTCGCGGCGTCGCCGTTGCCTCCAAGGGCGGAGATCGCGTCACCGGCGACCACATGGGCATGCTCGCTACCGTCATCAACTCGCTGGCGTTGCGCACCTCGCTGAACAAGATCGGCGTTGACGCGGTGGTGCTGTCGGCAATCGCCATGCCTGAGCTTTGCGAGAGCTTTTCGCAGCGCCAGGCGACCGCCTACATGAACCAGGGCAAGGTCGTCATCTTTGCCGGCGGCACTGGCAATCCGTTCTTCACCACCGATTCGGCCGCGGCGCTGCGCGCGGCGGAAATCGGCGCCGACGCGCTGTTCAAGGGCACTCAGGTCGACGGCGTCTATTCCGCCGATCCCAAGAAGGACCCGCATGCGACCCGCTTCGAGCGCATCAGCCATGGCGAAGTCATAAAACGCGGTCTTTCGATCATGGATACGGCCGCGATTGCACTTGCGCGCGAAAACAACATCCCGATAATCGTCTATTCGATCCACGAGAAGGGTGGTTTCGGTGATATTCTGAGGGGCGGCGGCCGTTGCACGGTCGTCACGGACGACTGA
- the frr gene encoding ribosome recycling factor: MSGEYDDLKRRMDGAIAAFKHDLASLRTGRASSNLLDAIQVQAYGTTMPINQVANVSVPEPRMISVSVWDKSMVGAVDRAIRESNLGFNPIVDGTNLRIPLPELNEQRRKELVKISHGYAENARIAVRHVRRDGMEFLKKAEKDGDISEDDHRKRSDQVQKLTDEMIGTIDHLLSDKEAEIMQV, translated from the coding sequence ATGAGTGGCGAATACGATGATCTCAAACGGCGCATGGACGGGGCGATCGCTGCGTTCAAGCACGATCTGGCTTCGCTGCGGACCGGCCGCGCTTCGAGCAACCTGCTCGACGCGATCCAGGTGCAGGCCTACGGCACCACGATGCCGATCAACCAGGTGGCAAACGTCTCGGTGCCGGAGCCGCGCATGATTTCGGTTTCGGTCTGGGACAAGTCGATGGTCGGCGCGGTCGATCGCGCCATCCGCGAATCCAATCTCGGCTTCAATCCGATCGTCGACGGCACCAATCTCAGAATTCCGCTGCCCGAGCTCAACGAACAGCGCCGCAAGGAGCTGGTCAAGATCTCGCATGGTTATGCCGAGAATGCGCGCATCGCCGTGCGCCACGTGCGCCGGGACGGCATGGAGTTTCTCAAAAAGGCGGAAAAGGACGGCGATATCAGCGAAGACGATCATCGCAAGCGGTCCGACCAGGTCCAGAAGCTCACCGACGAGATGATCGGCACCATCGACCATCTGCTTTCCGATAAGGAAGCTGAAATCATGCAGGTTTAG
- a CDS encoding isoprenyl transferase produces the protein MTSPAHVAIIMDGNGRWAKARGLPRLAGHRAGVEALRNTVRAAPGLGISFLTVYAFSSENWSRPKSEVSDLMGLLKIFIRRDLAELHQNGVRVRIIGDRAGLQPDIRSLLEEAETLTVRNEALTLVIAFNYGGRDEIVRTARKLATAVARGELDSEGITAESFAGSLDTQGIPDPELVIRTSGELRLSNFLLWQAAYSELVFLPCYWPDFSREHLADALRDFAGRERRFGGLGAEDVAVTAKG, from the coding sequence ATGACAAGCCCCGCGCATGTCGCGATCATCATGGACGGAAACGGACGCTGGGCGAAGGCGCGTGGCTTGCCGCGGCTTGCTGGGCATCGTGCCGGAGTCGAGGCGCTGCGCAACACGGTGCGCGCCGCTCCTGGCCTCGGCATCTCGTTCCTGACCGTCTACGCCTTCTCGTCGGAAAACTGGTCGCGGCCGAAGTCCGAAGTCAGCGACCTGATGGGCCTGTTGAAAATCTTCATCCGCCGCGATCTCGCCGAACTGCACCAAAATGGCGTGCGGGTCAGGATCATCGGCGACAGGGCAGGGCTGCAGCCTGACATCAGGAGCCTGCTTGAAGAGGCCGAAACGCTGACCGTCCGCAACGAAGCGCTGACCCTGGTCATCGCTTTCAACTATGGCGGGCGCGACGAGATCGTGCGCACCGCGCGCAAGCTTGCCACGGCGGTGGCGCGCGGCGAGCTCGACAGCGAGGGGATCACTGCCGAATCCTTTGCCGGCTCTCTCGACACCCAGGGTATTCCGGATCCGGAACTGGTCATCCGCACCAGCGGCGAGCTCAGGCTGTCGAATTTCCTTCTGTGGCAAGCGGCTTACAGCGAGCTTGTCTTCCTGCCTTGCTACTGGCCCGATTTCAGCCGCGAGCATTTGGCTGACGCATTGCGCGACTTTGCCGGTCGCGAGCGCCGCTTCGGCGGGCTTGGCGCTGAAGACGTCGCCGTGACAGCCAAGGGATGA
- a CDS encoding phosphatidate cytidylyltransferase, producing the protein MSNLQLRVVSAVVLAVVTLGLTWLGGLPFRLLCAAMTILIFYEWTRMCRPVAATGFGLLPEALLLVFVGALVAGLPASWLLLLVAVMVVVTVVVGSMGQPSMHQAGQWDASGLAYAAIAGLSLALLRDGDHSGLVAILFLFAVVWATDIAAYFVGRAVGGPKLAPSISPGKTQSGALGGAVGGVVAGLLLAAAAGAGNLAVLGVVALVLSLVSQVGDLFESWVKRRHNCKDSGTLIPGHGGVMDRVDGLVAAAFALYVIGWISATADHPAQGLFPV; encoded by the coding sequence ATGAGCAACCTCCAGCTTCGCGTTGTTTCTGCTGTCGTGCTTGCGGTCGTCACGCTCGGCCTGACCTGGCTCGGCGGACTGCCCTTCCGGCTGCTTTGCGCCGCCATGACGATCCTGATCTTCTACGAATGGACGCGAATGTGCCGCCCGGTCGCCGCCACGGGTTTTGGTCTTCTGCCGGAAGCGCTGCTTCTGGTTTTCGTCGGCGCCTTGGTCGCCGGCCTGCCGGCGTCCTGGCTGCTGCTTCTTGTGGCGGTGATGGTCGTTGTCACCGTGGTGGTGGGTTCGATGGGCCAGCCTTCGATGCACCAGGCGGGACAGTGGGACGCGTCCGGCCTTGCCTATGCCGCCATTGCCGGACTGTCACTTGCTCTTTTGCGCGACGGCGACCATTCCGGCCTCGTCGCCATTCTCTTCCTGTTCGCGGTTGTTTGGGCGACCGACATAGCAGCTTATTTTGTCGGCCGCGCTGTTGGCGGGCCGAAGCTGGCGCCGTCTATCTCACCCGGCAAGACGCAGAGCGGGGCACTCGGCGGCGCCGTCGGCGGCGTGGTTGCCGGGCTGCTTCTGGCCGCCGCGGCCGGAGCCGGCAATCTGGCAGTGCTCGGCGTCGTCGCGCTGGTGCTTTCGCTCGTCTCCCAGGTGGGCGACCTTTTCGAATCATGGGTGAAGCGGCGCCACAACTGCAAGGATTCGGGCACGCTGATACCGGGCCATGGCGGCGTCATGGACCGGGTCGACGGTCTTGTCGCGGCGGCGTTCGCCCTGTACGTCATCGGCTGGATTTCGGCGACCGCCGACCATCCGGCACAGGGGCTGTTTCCAGTTTGA
- the rseP gene encoding RIP metalloprotease RseP yields the protein MNEILHAVFSTEGFVLGTLVPFLFVLTVVVFVHEMGHYLVGRWCGIGVKVFSIGFGPELFGFNDSHGTRWKLCAIPLGGYVKFVGDMNATSSQPSSEEIETLTAAERKVAFHTQPVWKRAATVVAGPLFNFLLTIAVFAVLFSAYGRPVLEPMVAEVTAGSPAARAGILPGDRFVSVDGKKVQTFADVQRRVSGRGGDPITFVMLRDGKEITVTATPELMEQQDGLGNKVKVAVIGVVNNQEFGQPRLITYNPVAAVGAAVEETGYIIQRTGQFLQRFVVGREDKCQLGGPIKIAQMSGQAAKLGFDWLVQLVALLSVGIGILNLLPIPPLDGGHLLFYGVEAVIRRPVSERMMELGYRVGLFLVLAFMGFVFWNDLFGC from the coding sequence TTGAACGAGATTCTTCACGCGGTGTTCAGCACGGAGGGCTTTGTCCTCGGCACGCTGGTGCCTTTCCTGTTCGTGCTGACCGTCGTCGTGTTCGTTCACGAGATGGGCCATTATCTCGTCGGCCGCTGGTGCGGCATCGGCGTGAAGGTCTTTTCGATCGGCTTCGGCCCGGAGCTCTTCGGCTTTAACGACAGCCATGGCACGCGCTGGAAACTCTGCGCCATACCACTCGGCGGCTACGTCAAATTCGTCGGCGACATGAACGCCACCTCGAGCCAGCCCAGCTCGGAGGAGATCGAAACGCTGACGGCTGCCGAACGCAAGGTCGCTTTTCACACGCAGCCGGTCTGGAAGCGCGCGGCAACTGTGGTGGCTGGCCCGCTGTTCAATTTTCTGCTGACGATCGCCGTCTTTGCGGTGCTGTTTTCCGCCTATGGCCGGCCCGTCCTGGAGCCTATGGTGGCTGAAGTCACCGCGGGCAGCCCAGCGGCCAGGGCCGGTATCCTGCCCGGCGACCGATTCGTCAGCGTCGACGGCAAAAAGGTCCAGACCTTCGCCGACGTCCAGCGCCGGGTCTCGGGCCGCGGCGGCGACCCCATCACCTTCGTCATGCTGCGCGACGGCAAGGAGATCACCGTTACGGCGACGCCGGAATTGATGGAGCAGCAGGATGGGCTGGGCAACAAGGTCAAGGTGGCGGTGATCGGCGTCGTCAACAACCAGGAATTCGGCCAGCCCAGGCTGATCACTTACAACCCGGTCGCAGCGGTGGGGGCGGCGGTCGAGGAGACGGGATACATCATTCAGCGCACCGGTCAGTTCCTGCAGCGTTTCGTTGTCGGTCGCGAAGACAAATGCCAGCTGGGCGGCCCAATCAAGATCGCACAGATGTCGGGGCAGGCGGCAAAACTTGGCTTCGACTGGCTTGTGCAACTTGTTGCGCTGCTGTCGGTCGGGATCGGTATTCTGAACCTTTTGCCGATTCCCCCGCTCGACGGCGGCCATCTCCTGTTCTACGGCGTGGAGGCCGTCATTCGGCGACCGGTGTCGGAACGGATGATGGAGTTGGGCTACAGGGTCGGCCTGTTTCTCGTCTTGGCCTTCATGGGGTTCGTTTTCTGGAACGATCTGTTTGGATGCTGA
- the bamA gene encoding outer membrane protein assembly factor BamA has protein sequence MKASKFLSAASAVALSAALVVPGALAVQFVATSAAEAAVVSRVEVSGNQRVDADTIRNYVTIKPGKPFSSADIDEAVKALFGTGLFSDVQINQVGSTLVIKVSEYQVVNQVLFQGNKKLKDNALAAAVQLKPRGTFSQQALDADVEAVKAAYRRIGRDDAAVTTQIMDLGDNRVNVIFNINEGGRTQIAAINFVGNSAYSSRRLSDVISTKRSSILSFVLRDDVFDEDKLRADEELLRRFYYNHGYADFQVISAVGELDETTNKYTVTITVQEGERYTFGDVSVESTIPEVDPASLQSVVETHKGDVYNAENVEDTIIALTERVAGSGYPFAQVTPRGDRNFENHTISVVYTIDQGTKAYVERIEIRGNDRTRDYVIRREFDVSEGDAFNQVLIQRAKKRLEALDFFEKVEVSTVPGSEPDQVVLVVDVVEKSTGEFSVGAGYSTGGDTEGPSVEGSITERNFLGRGQFIKLSAGGGKNSRDYSFSFTEPYFLGRRIAAGFDIFNRTREYDDYKSETLGATVRFGLPITDDISTQLAYNISQEKYKLDDDCDLPGCTVSTAILDGIAQSPWLKSSVSLGLAYNTIDDMKNPHEGIFANVTTEFAGLGGDAKFVKVTARGSVYQTLSEQLDLVGLISGGAGHIQGFGNDDLRIFDHFQSSDRMIRGFAYGGIGPVDNQGFDDHLGGTTYFNASAEAQFPMPVIPESFGLRGAVFADAATLYGNDVAGVDPSTTDMQWRASAGVGLMWASPFGPIRIDYAIPVLKEDTDDVQEFNFGISSRF, from the coding sequence ATGAAGGCATCCAAGTTTCTGAGCGCCGCGTCCGCGGTGGCCCTGTCCGCCGCCCTGGTCGTCCCAGGTGCGCTCGCAGTGCAGTTCGTTGCCACATCGGCGGCCGAGGCCGCTGTTGTTTCAAGAGTTGAAGTCAGCGGCAATCAGCGTGTCGACGCCGACACGATCCGCAACTACGTCACGATCAAGCCCGGCAAGCCGTTTTCCAGCGCCGATATTGACGAAGCGGTCAAGGCGCTGTTCGGCACCGGACTGTTCTCGGACGTCCAGATCAACCAGGTCGGTTCGACGCTGGTCATCAAGGTTTCCGAATATCAGGTCGTCAACCAGGTGCTGTTCCAGGGCAACAAGAAGCTCAAGGACAACGCCCTTGCGGCAGCGGTCCAGTTGAAGCCACGTGGAACGTTCTCGCAGCAGGCGCTCGATGCCGATGTCGAAGCGGTCAAGGCCGCCTACAGGCGTATCGGCCGCGACGACGCCGCCGTGACGACCCAGATCATGGATCTCGGCGACAACCGCGTGAATGTGATCTTCAACATCAATGAAGGCGGCCGCACGCAGATCGCCGCGATCAATTTCGTCGGCAACAGCGCCTATTCGAGCCGCCGCCTGTCCGACGTCATCTCGACCAAGCGCTCGTCCATTCTTTCGTTCGTGCTGCGCGACGACGTCTTTGACGAAGACAAGCTGCGCGCCGACGAGGAACTGCTGCGCCGTTTCTATTACAATCACGGCTATGCCGACTTCCAGGTGATATCCGCGGTCGGCGAACTCGACGAAACCACTAATAAATACACGGTGACCATCACCGTGCAGGAGGGCGAGCGCTACACCTTCGGCGACGTCAGCGTCGAGAGCACGATTCCCGAGGTCGACCCCGCATCGCTGCAGTCGGTGGTCGAAACCCACAAGGGCGACGTCTACAACGCCGAGAATGTCGAAGACACCATCATCGCATTGACCGAGAGGGTCGCCGGTTCCGGCTATCCCTTCGCCCAGGTGACGCCGCGCGGCGATCGCAATTTCGAGAACCACACCATTTCAGTGGTCTATACGATCGACCAGGGCACCAAGGCCTATGTCGAGCGCATCGAGATTCGCGGCAACGACCGGACACGCGACTATGTCATTCGTCGCGAATTCGACGTGAGTGAGGGCGATGCCTTCAACCAGGTTCTCATTCAGCGCGCGAAAAAACGGCTGGAAGCGCTCGATTTTTTTGAGAAAGTCGAGGTTTCGACCGTGCCCGGCTCTGAGCCGGACCAGGTTGTGCTGGTGGTCGACGTGGTCGAGAAATCGACTGGAGAGTTCTCGGTCGGCGCCGGCTATTCGACAGGCGGCGACACCGAAGGCCCATCCGTCGAAGGATCGATCACCGAACGCAACTTCCTCGGACGCGGCCAGTTCATCAAGCTATCGGCGGGCGGCGGCAAGAATTCGCGCGACTACAGCTTCTCCTTCACCGAGCCCTATTTCCTCGGGCGGCGCATTGCCGCCGGTTTCGATATCTTCAACCGGACTAGGGAATACGACGACTACAAGAGCGAAACGCTAGGCGCGACAGTGCGCTTTGGCCTGCCGATCACCGACGACATCTCGACGCAGCTGGCGTACAATATCTCGCAGGAGAAGTATAAGCTCGACGATGATTGCGATCTCCCTGGCTGCACCGTCTCTACGGCTATCCTGGACGGCATTGCGCAAAGCCCGTGGCTCAAGTCGTCGGTCAGTCTCGGTCTGGCCTACAATACCATCGATGACATGAAGAACCCGCATGAAGGCATCTTCGCCAATGTCACCACGGAATTCGCCGGCCTCGGCGGCGACGCCAAATTCGTCAAGGTGACGGCGCGTGGCAGTGTCTACCAGACGTTGTCGGAGCAGCTTGATCTGGTTGGTTTGATTTCGGGCGGGGCTGGCCATATCCAGGGCTTCGGCAATGACGACCTGCGCATCTTCGATCATTTCCAGAGTAGCGACCGCATGATCCGCGGCTTCGCCTATGGCGGCATCGGTCCTGTCGACAACCAGGGCTTTGACGACCATCTCGGTGGCACCACCTATTTCAATGCCTCGGCGGAAGCTCAGTTTCCGATGCCGGTCATTCCGGAGAGCTTCGGCCTGCGCGGCGCGGTCTTTGCCGATGCGGCGACACTTTATGGCAACGATGTGGCGGGTGTCGATCCATCGACGACCGACATGCAGTGGCGCGCCTCTGCCGGCGTCGGCCTGATGTGGGCGTCGCCCTTTGGCCCGATCCGCATCGACTATGCGATCCCGGTCCTCAAGGAGGACACCGACGACGTGCAGGAATTCAACTTCGGCATATCGTCCCGCTTCTGA
- the lpxD gene encoding UDP-3-O-(3-hydroxymyristoyl)glucosamine N-acyltransferase, with the protein MTDPVFFAPSRRYTAGEVANLTGSVLVDSGLSDRSIEALAPASEGGEHALVFVDGRRNFALMQSLRAAAVLCPAEFAGKAPAGIAVLVHPRPQQAFAMVGRLLFPAAATPAPMTGETGISPHAHIDPSARIEAGAIVEAGAIIGPRASIGSGTVIAPHAVIGPSCQFGRDGYVGPGASIQYALIGNRVIIHGGARIGQDGFGFVAGAKGPERVPQIGRVVIQDDVEIGSNTTVDRGAMSDTIIGQGTKIDNLVQIAHNVRIGRNCIIAGLSGISGSVTVGDNVTMGGGVGLADHLTVGTGAKLAARSGFMSNVPAGEIWGGYPAQPMAEAMREIAALRRLARARKSGDGGKS; encoded by the coding sequence ATGACCGATCCGGTGTTCTTCGCGCCATCACGCCGGTATACGGCTGGCGAAGTCGCGAATCTGACCGGCTCCGTGCTTGTCGATTCCGGCCTCTCCGATAGATCGATCGAAGCCTTGGCGCCGGCAAGCGAAGGCGGCGAGCACGCTCTTGTCTTCGTCGATGGCAGACGCAACTTCGCGTTGATGCAATCGCTGCGAGCGGCGGCGGTGCTATGCCCTGCCGAATTTGCCGGCAAAGCGCCGGCTGGCATCGCGGTCCTGGTCCATCCGCGCCCGCAACAGGCTTTCGCGATGGTCGGACGCCTGCTTTTCCCGGCGGCTGCGACACCGGCGCCGATGACCGGCGAAACCGGTATCTCGCCGCATGCCCATATCGATCCATCGGCGCGTATCGAGGCCGGCGCAATCGTCGAGGCCGGCGCGATCATCGGCCCTCGCGCTTCGATCGGCAGCGGAACCGTCATTGCCCCTCATGCCGTTATCGGTCCCTCCTGTCAGTTCGGCCGCGACGGCTATGTCGGCCCAGGCGCCAGCATCCAGTACGCGCTGATCGGCAACCGCGTCATCATTCATGGCGGCGCCCGCATCGGCCAGGACGGTTTTGGCTTCGTGGCCGGCGCCAAGGGCCCGGAGCGCGTGCCGCAAATCGGCCGGGTCGTCATCCAGGACGACGTCGAGATCGGCTCCAACACCACGGTCGATCGAGGCGCCATGTCCGACACGATTATCGGTCAAGGCACCAAGATCGACAATCTGGTCCAGATCGCTCATAACGTCCGCATCGGCCGCAATTGCATAATCGCCGGCCTCTCGGGTATTTCCGGTTCCGTAACGGTGGGCGACAACGTCACCATGGGTGGCGGTGTCGGCCTTGCGGATCACCTGACCGTAGGAACAGGGGCCAAGCTTGCTGCAAGAAGCGGGTTCATGAGCAACGTCCCCGCGGGCGAGATTTGGGGAGGCTACCCGGCGCAGCCGATGGCGGAAGCCATGCGGGAGATCGCGGCTCTGCGAAGACTGGCCAGGGCGCGCAAGTCGGGCGACGGAGGCAAGAGCTGA
- the fabZ gene encoding 3-hydroxyacyl-ACP dehydratase FabZ: MVAATTLEAVDILGLMKLLPHRYPFLMIDRIIDVDGDESATGIKNVTINEPHFQGHFPDQPVMPGVLIVEAMAQTAGAICIRSLGTEKPSLVYFLTIDNAKFRKPVVPGDQLKIHVKKIKKRGNLLKFACEALVDGVKAAEAEISAMMVTSD; this comes from the coding sequence ATGGTTGCGGCGACGACGCTCGAGGCGGTCGACATATTGGGGCTGATGAAGCTCCTGCCGCATCGCTATCCGTTCCTGATGATCGACCGCATCATCGATGTCGACGGCGACGAGTCCGCCACCGGCATCAAGAACGTGACCATAAACGAGCCGCATTTCCAAGGTCATTTCCCGGATCAGCCGGTCATGCCCGGCGTGCTGATCGTCGAGGCGATGGCGCAGACGGCCGGCGCCATCTGCATCCGCAGCCTTGGTACCGAAAAACCGTCGTTGGTCTATTTCCTGACCATCGACAATGCCAAATTCCGTAAACCGGTCGTTCCCGGCGACCAGTTGAAGATCCATGTGAAGAAAATCAAGAAACGCGGCAACCTTCTCAAATTCGCCTGCGAGGCTCTGGTCGACGGCGTCAAGGCCGCGGAAGCCGAGATCTCGGCGATGATGGTTACGAGCGACTGA
- the lpxA gene encoding acyl-ACP--UDP-N-acetylglucosamine O-acyltransferase, with product MKIQTVIHPSSVIEAGAKIGEGVRIGPFCHISADAVIGDRVEMVGHVSVIGATTIGASTKVYPMATLGAPPQNNKHKGGRTTLVIGENCTIREGVTMHLGTDSSRGETTIGDNGNFLAYAHIAHDCIVGKNATFANQATLGGHCEIGDNVYIGGLTAVHQFVRVGDNAFLGGCSAIVGDVIPYAIAVGNRASLRGLNIIGLKRTGLPRSEIHTLRKAYRTIFDRSRTVGENVELAKAEFASSPTAMKIIDFIASRGKRHYAVPSLKAGGGDDADDED from the coding sequence ATGAAAATCCAGACAGTCATCCATCCATCTTCGGTCATCGAGGCCGGCGCTAAAATCGGCGAGGGCGTCCGCATCGGGCCGTTCTGCCACATCAGCGCCGACGCGGTGATCGGCGACCGCGTCGAAATGGTCGGCCACGTCTCGGTGATCGGCGCGACCACCATCGGTGCGTCGACCAAGGTCTATCCGATGGCGACGCTGGGCGCGCCGCCGCAGAACAACAAGCACAAGGGCGGTCGTACCACGCTGGTCATCGGTGAGAACTGCACGATCCGCGAAGGCGTGACCATGCACCTCGGCACCGATTCCAGCCGCGGCGAGACGACGATCGGCGACAACGGCAACTTCCTTGCCTACGCCCACATCGCGCATGACTGCATCGTCGGCAAGAACGCCACCTTCGCCAATCAGGCGACGCTGGGCGGCCATTGCGAGATCGGCGACAACGTCTATATCGGTGGCCTTACCGCCGTTCATCAGTTTGTCCGCGTCGGCGACAACGCCTTTCTCGGCGGTTGCTCGGCAATCGTCGGCGACGTCATTCCCTACGCCATCGCCGTCGGCAATCGCGCCAGCCTTCGCGGCCTCAACATCATCGGCCTGAAGCGCACGGGCCTGCCGCGCTCCGAGATCCACACGCTGCGCAAGGCCTACAGGACGATCTTCGATCGCTCCCGAACCGTCGGCGAGAACGTCGAACTCGCCAAGGCGGAGTTCGCCTCGTCACCGACCGCCATGAAGATCATCGATTTCATCGCCAGTCGCGGTAAGCGGCACTATGCCGTCCCGTCGCTCAAGGCTGGCGGCGGCGACGATGCAGATGACGAAGATTGA
- a CDS encoding LpxI family protein — MTKIEASRMGLDLAPDARVGIIAGGGSLPVEVAISLAAQGYPPVIILIEGEADRKSDLGGYEHDSLALEDIGSLASLLKRRRISHLVLAGEIRRRPRLIDMRPSLGLLAVVPSVVMALARGDDGLLKVLTRALEARGVKVVGAHEIVPELVAAEGALTKAAPQKSDWRDIKAAHAAAMAIGALDIGQAAVAIGGRAIALEGIEGTNGLLDRTRQLRGHGRLAGKSRGVLVKCAKPGQELRADLPSIGPQTIEAAHAAGLAGIAVEAGRSLVLEGPTVVARANALGLFVIGLPAAEPVHGD; from the coding sequence ATGACGAAGATTGAGGCCAGCCGGATGGGCCTTGATCTCGCGCCAGACGCCAGGGTCGGCATCATTGCCGGCGGCGGCAGCTTGCCGGTCGAAGTTGCGATCAGCCTGGCTGCACAAGGCTATCCGCCCGTCATTATCCTGATCGAGGGCGAAGCCGACCGCAAATCCGACCTCGGCGGCTACGAGCATGACAGCCTCGCTCTGGAAGATATCGGTTCGCTTGCTTCGTTGCTGAAGCGTCGACGGATCAGCCATCTGGTTCTTGCCGGCGAGATCAGGCGCCGGCCTCGGCTGATCGACATGCGCCCGAGCCTTGGCTTGCTTGCCGTGGTGCCTTCGGTGGTCATGGCGCTTGCCCGTGGCGACGACGGCCTGCTGAAGGTCTTGACGCGGGCCCTGGAGGCGCGTGGCGTCAAGGTGGTCGGCGCCCATGAGATCGTGCCGGAACTGGTCGCCGCCGAAGGCGCGCTGACCAAGGCAGCGCCGCAGAAATCCGACTGGCGCGACATCAAGGCGGCCCACGCAGCTGCGATGGCCATCGGCGCGCTGGATATCGGCCAGGCGGCTGTTGCGATCGGCGGCCGCGCAATCGCGCTGGAAGGCATCGAGGGTACCAACGGATTGCTCGATCGAACACGGCAGTTGCGCGGCCATGGCAGGTTGGCCGGCAAATCGCGTGGCGTCCTGGTCAAATGCGCCAAGCCTGGCCAGGAGTTGCGCGCCGATCTACCCTCCATCGGCCCGCAGACGATCGAGGCGGCGCATGCCGCCGGACTTGCCGGCATTGCCGTCGAAGCCGGCCGCTCGCTGGTTCTGGAAGGCCCGACAGTCGTCGCTCGCGCCAACGCGCTCGGCCTGTTCGTGATCGGCCTGCCTGCTGCGGAGCCGGTGCATGGCGACTGA